A genomic stretch from Sphingopyxis sp. YR583 includes:
- a CDS encoding DUF1153 domain-containing protein produces MPKAGEFAVLNDVAGEKSIIGPLGRLTRADLPSSNTTHWTSRRKAELMAAIDGGLIGLAEALEEYRLTSEELAAWRETVGRAGIPGLRVTRHTHALAPGDPAG; encoded by the coding sequence TTGCCCAAGGCGGGAGAATTCGCGGTGCTCAATGATGTAGCAGGCGAAAAATCGATCATCGGACCTTTAGGTCGATTGACACGAGCGGATTTGCCTTCTTCAAATACGACGCATTGGACGAGCCGCCGAAAAGCCGAACTGATGGCGGCGATCGACGGCGGCCTCATCGGCCTTGCCGAAGCCTTAGAAGAGTACCGGCTAACTTCGGAGGAGCTTGCCGCTTGGCGAGAAACGGTTGGCCGTGCCGGAATTCCGGGACTCCGGGTTACCCGGCATACGCACGCACTTGCCCCCGGTGACCCGGCTGGGTGA
- a CDS encoding recombinase family protein, which produces MSQHTFIAGSACELTPAAQYIRMSTEHQRYSPDNQRTAIAAFAARRGFDIVETYIDAGRSGLTLARRPALKQLFADVLSGQAKFRAILVLDVSRWGRFQDTDQSAHYEYMCRAAGVQVHYCTEPFDNDGDPLSSMMKHMKRVMAAEYSRELSVKISRAQRQQAGLGYKQGGDPPLGLRRQVVDESGAPRMILARGQRKALSTDKVVYVRGPASEIALVRNIFRLFVEEKLRLGQIEKWLNARDKRQANGKPWTTSAVRRLLMQDLYAGRYVFGKRSNNLGRPSYTPPSHWVTADVMVPVVTNEIFRAAERRLKSITRRVYSTEEIETGLERLLAERGHLSGRFIQQCSYLPSPEAIDTRYGSLAAAFRTVGFEIPSRIKKNPAGLPYSDDELLNDLRRIYQDRGYLSGHAVDADSNSPSKKYFVRRFGSLAKAFELAGVEVTSTEKRRAAIAFRDENGLSHKPPKKAARRNLDGSAFTDDQLLGHLRRLLREHGYLSVPLIDADPEVPAKNLFRRRFGGLRAAYARVGFFSSQSDIVRAAHARLAS; this is translated from the coding sequence ATGTCGCAACATACCTTCATCGCCGGGTCAGCGTGTGAGCTAACTCCGGCAGCGCAATATATCCGCATGTCCACCGAGCATCAGCGCTACTCGCCGGACAATCAACGTACAGCGATTGCCGCTTTCGCTGCCCGTCGCGGTTTTGATATTGTAGAGACTTACATAGACGCTGGGCGCAGCGGTCTAACGCTAGCACGGCGCCCGGCCTTGAAGCAGCTTTTCGCAGATGTGCTTTCCGGTCAGGCGAAATTTCGTGCAATTCTGGTTCTTGATGTCAGCCGTTGGGGTAGATTTCAGGATACCGATCAATCGGCGCATTACGAATATATGTGCCGTGCCGCAGGGGTGCAGGTTCATTATTGCACCGAGCCCTTTGACAACGACGGCGACCCTTTGTCGTCAATGATGAAACATATGAAAAGGGTTATGGCCGCCGAATATAGCCGGGAACTGTCGGTGAAAATCTCTCGCGCCCAGCGGCAGCAGGCGGGCTTGGGGTACAAGCAGGGCGGAGATCCCCCCTTGGGGCTAAGGCGCCAGGTCGTGGACGAGAGCGGCGCACCCCGAATGATTTTGGCTCGCGGTCAGCGCAAAGCCCTAAGCACCGACAAGGTTGTCTATGTCCGGGGCCCTGCAAGCGAGATTGCGCTCGTTCGCAATATATTCCGGCTCTTCGTGGAAGAGAAACTCCGCCTCGGGCAGATCGAGAAATGGCTGAACGCTCGAGACAAGCGGCAAGCAAACGGGAAACCGTGGACCACCAGCGCCGTGCGCCGACTACTAATGCAAGATCTCTATGCCGGCCGCTATGTATTTGGAAAGAGATCCAATAACCTCGGCCGACCATCATATACGCCACCGAGTCACTGGGTTACGGCGGACGTGATGGTACCAGTCGTGACGAACGAAATCTTTCGCGCCGCTGAGCGCCGGTTGAAATCCATCACCCGCAGAGTCTATTCGACCGAGGAGATCGAGACCGGGCTCGAGCGCTTGCTTGCAGAAAGAGGCCATTTATCGGGGCGTTTTATTCAACAATGCAGCTATCTGCCGTCGCCGGAGGCTATCGACACCCGATACGGCAGTCTAGCGGCCGCGTTTCGAACGGTCGGCTTCGAAATCCCCTCTCGGATCAAGAAGAACCCGGCCGGCCTTCCCTACTCGGATGATGAACTCCTCAACGATTTGCGTCGGATCTACCAAGACCGGGGTTATTTAAGTGGGCATGCGGTCGACGCCGATTCCAACTCCCCCAGCAAAAAATACTTCGTCCGACGATTTGGTTCTTTGGCGAAGGCGTTCGAACTGGCGGGCGTCGAAGTCACCTCAACGGAAAAGCGACGAGCGGCGATCGCATTTCGCGACGAGAACGGGTTATCCCACAAGCCACCCAAGAAGGCGGCACGCCGAAACCTTGATGGCTCCGCATTCACGGATGACCAGCTTCTGGGTCATCTACGGCGTCTTCTACGGGAACATGGTTATTTGTCCGTGCCACTAATCGACGCGGATCCTGAGGTTCCCGCGAAGAATCTCTTTCGCAGGCGCTTCGGTGGGCTCCGTGCGGCATATGCACGCGTCGGCTTTTTCAGTAGTCAGAGCGATATTGTACGCGCGGCGCATGCGCGGCTCGCTTCATGA
- a CDS encoding glycine zipper 2TM domain-containing protein: protein MKKLLAAAVLVAVAIPSPPALADPPPWAPAHGKRAKDRGLYDSYGRYYEPRKLSRGDRIWRADDGRYHCRRDNGTTGLIIGGAVGALVGRELDGGRDRTVGTIIGAAGGALLGRAIDRGELKCR, encoded by the coding sequence ATGAAGAAGCTTCTTGCTGCTGCGGTTCTTGTGGCCGTCGCTATCCCGAGCCCGCCGGCTCTGGCGGACCCGCCGCCTTGGGCGCCCGCGCATGGCAAACGCGCGAAGGACCGGGGCTTGTATGACAGTTACGGCCGCTATTACGAGCCGCGCAAACTCTCGCGCGGCGACCGCATCTGGCGCGCTGACGATGGTCGCTACCATTGCCGCCGCGACAACGGAACCACCGGCCTTATCATCGGCGGCGCTGTCGGCGCCCTTGTTGGCCGCGAACTTGATGGCGGGCGTGATCGCACGGTCGGGACGATCATCGGCGCTGCAGGCGGAGCCTTGCTCGGGCGAGCAATCGATCGCGGCGAACTGAAATGCCGCTGA
- a CDS encoding M23 family metallopeptidase: MHGAARFHAGVDLASQAGSPIRATQSGSVASAGWSGNYGYMVVLDHGNGVETRYAHMSAISVEAGRSVQQGDVIGLVGSSGRSTGPHVHYEVRIDGLATNPLPR, from the coding sequence ATGCATGGAGCGGCTCGTTTCCACGCCGGCGTCGATCTTGCATCTCAGGCCGGTTCTCCTATCAGAGCGACCCAGAGCGGGTCGGTGGCGAGCGCCGGCTGGTCAGGAAATTATGGGTATATGGTTGTTCTGGACCATGGGAACGGCGTGGAGACACGCTACGCTCATATGTCCGCAATCAGTGTCGAAGCTGGTCGGTCCGTGCAGCAGGGAGACGTCATCGGATTAGTCGGTTCCAGCGGCCGGTCGACGGGTCCGCACGTCCATTACGAAGTCAGGATAGACGGGCTGGCGACCAATCCCCTGCCCCGCTAA
- a CDS encoding prepilin peptidase: MPDIEWWLALMLAALGAWFDLTSRRLPNWLCAVFAIAGASGLIATQGVELLPWALFHAVVALILGMLLFRLGMIGGGDAKFYAAAACAVPAAPAAGPLTLLGWTSAAGLALLLAMLVGRQVGKHAGRRHILKGWEVPYGLAIAAGFWVTLIAV, from the coding sequence ATGCCCGACATCGAATGGTGGCTGGCGCTGATGCTTGCGGCGCTGGGAGCATGGTTCGACCTTACTTCAAGGCGCTTGCCTAACTGGCTTTGCGCCGTCTTTGCAATTGCCGGAGCCTCGGGGTTGATAGCGACGCAGGGGGTGGAACTGTTGCCGTGGGCACTGTTCCATGCCGTGGTTGCGCTGATTCTCGGCATGCTCTTGTTCCGGTTGGGCATGATCGGAGGCGGCGACGCCAAATTCTATGCGGCCGCCGCCTGCGCCGTGCCGGCGGCGCCCGCTGCCGGGCCGCTTACACTGCTCGGATGGACGTCCGCTGCCGGCTTGGCCCTGCTGCTGGCGATGCTTGTCGGGCGACAAGTTGGTAAACATGCCGGTAGAAGGCATATCCTCAAGGGGTGGGAAGTCCCTTACGGATTGGCCATTGCTGCTGGCTTCTGGGTAACCCTGATCGCCGTCTGA
- a CDS encoding tetratricopeptide repeat protein, whose protein sequence is MKKSIRLVAIFGATAVLSGCQSFPLTSWMFKDRPAVGPKQGALVGNTSGTLDEGKRFLRAGNISAAVASFRIALVDPSARGEANNGLAVAYAKLGRVDLAERYFRAAIENDPDNSKFAANLLRLQGQVLLAREREARASERQALAMPTNPSRVDVREALTGQARRISRAEVLVRSAPGRAPAMAVIYRDAEATPEATDRNGKGERLAMVPAAKVHPITATLGE, encoded by the coding sequence ATGAAAAAGTCCATCAGATTGGTTGCGATATTCGGCGCAACCGCAGTTTTGAGTGGTTGTCAGTCGTTTCCGTTGACCAGTTGGATGTTCAAAGACCGGCCGGCCGTCGGCCCCAAACAAGGCGCGCTTGTGGGAAACACGTCGGGCACTCTCGATGAAGGCAAGCGGTTTCTGCGGGCCGGCAATATTTCGGCTGCCGTCGCCTCATTCCGTATCGCGCTGGTCGACCCTTCGGCGCGTGGCGAGGCCAACAACGGTCTAGCCGTGGCCTACGCCAAGCTGGGGCGTGTCGACCTCGCCGAACGTTATTTCCGCGCCGCAATCGAGAATGATCCGGACAATTCGAAATTCGCTGCCAACCTGCTGCGGTTGCAGGGGCAGGTTCTGCTCGCGCGGGAGCGCGAAGCTCGGGCGTCGGAACGACAGGCGCTCGCGATGCCTACAAACCCATCTCGCGTTGACGTTCGGGAAGCCCTGACCGGACAAGCCCGGCGCATTTCGCGCGCCGAAGTCCTGGTCCGATCGGCGCCGGGCCGGGCTCCGGCTATGGCGGTGATCTATCGTGATGCTGAAGCAACTCCAGAAGCAACCGATCGGAATGGCAAAGGCGAACGTCTGGCGATGGTCCCCGCGGCAAAAGTCCATCCGATCACTGCGACGTTGGGTGAGTGA
- a CDS encoding type II secretion system F family protein, protein MIDFLATNLVARSAFLLLVFMLAVFLVIAVIRIATRRAVLRSGIKAIAQSQPSERSTRLQDHRDDGWTKLAAQIEKAGLNLADTKGDQLREKMIAAGFTSPAAPKLFTLARLVLVLLLPTIYVLLASAGGNELSFFRLYLFGSALALLGLYFPNLFVTARADRRREAITNGFPDCLDLMLVCVEAGLGLEAAMDRVGREMLHSHPLVSALLSGATLQLRAGAPRDEALRKMGDRSGVEEVRSFATLLIQSDKLGTSIGETLRVYADEMREKRRLRAEEKAHRLPVLISIPLVVCMLPTMVGVLMLPGAVRIVREMVPALTGGG, encoded by the coding sequence ATGATAGATTTTCTCGCCACAAATCTGGTTGCGCGGAGCGCTTTCCTGCTGCTGGTGTTCATGCTCGCGGTGTTTTTGGTAATTGCGGTCATACGCATCGCAACACGGCGCGCGGTGTTGAGGTCAGGCATCAAGGCGATCGCCCAATCGCAGCCGTCCGAAAGAAGCACGCGATTGCAGGACCACAGGGATGACGGATGGACGAAACTGGCTGCACAGATCGAGAAGGCGGGCCTGAATCTGGCCGATACTAAAGGCGATCAACTGCGCGAGAAAATGATCGCGGCGGGATTTACCTCCCCGGCGGCACCGAAGCTGTTCACGCTCGCTCGTCTCGTCCTGGTGCTGCTTTTGCCGACAATCTATGTTCTGCTGGCGAGTGCGGGCGGGAACGAACTGTCGTTTTTCAGGCTTTACCTGTTCGGTTCCGCTCTGGCGCTGTTGGGCTTGTATTTTCCAAACCTTTTCGTGACCGCGCGCGCCGACCGGCGGCGGGAGGCCATAACCAACGGCTTTCCCGACTGCCTTGATCTCATGCTGGTCTGTGTAGAGGCCGGACTTGGCCTTGAGGCTGCAATGGACCGCGTTGGACGCGAGATGCTGCATTCGCATCCTTTGGTTTCGGCCTTGCTTTCCGGTGCGACGTTGCAATTGCGGGCGGGAGCGCCGCGCGACGAAGCACTGCGAAAAATGGGTGACAGAAGCGGTGTGGAGGAAGTGCGAAGCTTCGCTACCCTGCTGATCCAGTCCGACAAGCTGGGGACAAGCATCGGTGAAACGCTTCGTGTTTATGCTGATGAGATGCGCGAAAAACGACGACTGCGGGCTGAAGAAAAGGCGCATCGTTTGCCCGTGCTCATTTCGATCCCGCTTGTGGTTTGCATGCTGCCGACAATGGTCGGCGTACTGATGCTGCCTGGTGCGGTGCGTATCGTTCGGGAAATGGTTCCGGCTCTTACAGGGGGAGGGTGA
- a CDS encoding type II secretion system F family protein: protein MIGGEVARFLVLLAIFAFVFLIMQVVLRTSIERRAHVGAVNKRLKMIASGTTRENLVNILRKNDPLLLGDAANPWGRFYFSFRRNLSMAAVPWTAWQVSTGMAALFAILVLIVTMAVWSAAYPITSGVIQLILAFAAAAAVGVPLMVISLLAQRRRKRMQEQFPVALDIFVRSLRSGHPIAGALELLTQEMEDPIGSEFGLVTDEIAYGADLTHALNDMAERWDLDDLRMFVVSLSVQNETGGNLAEILDNLSKVIRERASLYLKVRALSSEGRMTGLMLTGLPIFTFVMLFILNPSFYLDVAGDPIFYIGFPLMLVWYAMGVVAIRRMVNVKV from the coding sequence GCTGGCGATCTTTGCGTTTGTTTTCCTGATTATGCAGGTGGTGCTGCGTACATCCATCGAGCGGCGTGCTCATGTCGGCGCCGTCAACAAGCGGTTGAAGATGATCGCCAGCGGCACGACGCGCGAGAACCTCGTTAACATTCTGCGCAAAAATGATCCATTGTTGCTGGGTGATGCGGCAAACCCCTGGGGCAGATTCTATTTCAGCTTCCGCCGCAACTTGTCGATGGCCGCAGTGCCTTGGACAGCTTGGCAAGTATCTACGGGCATGGCCGCGCTGTTCGCAATTCTGGTGCTGATCGTGACCATGGCGGTATGGAGTGCGGCCTATCCGATTACATCGGGCGTCATCCAGTTGATCCTCGCATTTGCTGCCGCCGCTGCCGTCGGAGTGCCACTGATGGTGATTTCGCTCCTTGCCCAGAGGCGGCGCAAACGGATGCAGGAACAATTTCCCGTAGCCCTTGATATCTTTGTCCGTTCACTCCGCTCGGGTCACCCGATTGCCGGCGCGCTCGAACTTCTGACTCAGGAAATGGAAGACCCGATAGGTTCGGAGTTCGGATTGGTGACCGACGAAATCGCTTACGGTGCTGATCTGACGCACGCTTTGAACGATATGGCAGAGCGGTGGGACCTCGATGACCTCAGAATGTTCGTCGTATCATTGTCGGTGCAGAATGAAACGGGCGGCAACCTTGCTGAGATCCTCGATAATCTATCCAAGGTCATTCGCGAGCGCGCCTCGCTATACCTCAAGGTTCGCGCGCTATCGTCGGAGGGTCGGATGACCGGACTGATGCTGACAGGCCTGCCGATTTTTACATTCGTCATGCTCTTCATTCTGAACCCGTCATTCTATCTCGATGTAGCGGGTGATCCGATCTTCTACATCGGCTTTCCCCTAATGCTGGTGTGGTATGCAATGGGGGTGGTTGCCATCCGGCGCATGGTGAACGTCAAGGTCTGA